A genomic segment from Pectinophora gossypiella chromosome 3, ilPecGoss1.1, whole genome shotgun sequence encodes:
- the LOC126379881 gene encoding uncharacterized protein LOC126379881 isoform X1, producing the protein MSVEVNKELNELTVKRRSVKGRITKFSKYLNSLPAGDLSVQDRSQLCTKLEKFTVMFDSFDDLQSRIEVYNEDNLDDELQEREEIEDSFHSNIAFAKVKLGTISLAETSGQAERESATYTPNDSQCAHSCGGQQDLGFRLPVIQISNFDANPVNFEQVNRGLHCFVCKGKHRIYDCPAFLSMSIEERIQKASSLKLCLNCLRSGHIAGACRLSSCRICNARHNTMLHKPHTQTITATPSIDNVIPTSTTSTSTPNSVTSDASTSSISMSVTSTSQVVLSTALVDIVNPDNNQVETVKVLLDCGSMSSFITSDLKQRLQLDTQVLDATTIVGIGNSSLNFAPERGTVTVKSRCNPFSVTLSCLVLPEITATLPRRPINMKQFSFPSNISLADPSFNVPSKVDMLIGADLFWDLIGPRQQSLGANLPTLRESKLGWFLAGHIRDKQTSNLQVDNSNTSIQCNFSALESLHTKLSRFWELEELPTSQKASEAGVDAGNPCETHFMTHTTRLEDGRFSVRLPLVTTPDCLGDSYSVAKKRFLNLEKRFERHAQLKSMYSDFMKEYEDLGHMSESSLFKPPVSYFIPHHAVMREKSESTKLRVVYDASCRTSSGFSINDLQMIGPNIQDSLFNILVRFREYNYVMTGDIEKMYRQVQVDDCDRDLQLILWRSDPSSPLKTYRLNTVTYGFASASYLSTRCIWQLGEESYDPLIKTILQNDFYVDDLITGAQTEQELLYIQDSVVRALSSGCFNLRKFRSNSRGVLQNTLASSHDNLTLSQTYDTLGLNWNPDTDTLQFPMSVQGRESNVTTKRSILSQTFQIFDPLGLLSLCTIKPKILMQRLWASKIEWDSVVPSDIQRSWKRFIDNLSFISHITIPRNVIRDLPVSVELHAFSDASQAAYGACIYVKSIDQAGNTSILLYCAKARVAPSKAALTIPRLELCGALLAARLLCAVKSALRRQISKSYLWTDSSVVLGWIATEPSRLKVWVSNRVRQVQEMTSTSSWRYVPTAHNPADLASRGVDPHQVQDSTLWWQGPSFLSRPESEWPTLYSHKCDNLPELKVHTTLVTDSIKASIDISRYSKLQFLQRVIAYIYRFIHNCKNPHDKHTGSLTVDELEGAFTCLVRMSQQDSFPHELQTLQRQDNLKLKSSIVSLNPFLDSQGLLRVGGRLCNSQYEYEKKHPVLLHAKHHLTKLLFTQEHHRLLHAGPQLLLASIRERIWPLGGRELARRTARSCIKCRRISAQPLHNIMGNLPAQRITPDYPFSTVAVDFAGPFMITDRKGRGCKITKAYLCLFICFRSKCVHLEAVSELSRDAFMLTLRRFIARRGKPNDIFCDNGRNFVATARELGTFLSNNSDLIAHDASTHNINFHFSPAYAPNFNGLAEAGIKSAKFHLKRILGNSHLTFEEMSTLFAQVESILNSRPLCPLSSSPNDYTPLTPGHFLIGRPLMSLLSPSLEDENASRLNRYQRIEQAREHFWRRWQSEYISELQQRLKWRIRCRDLRPGDLVLIKEDNTSPLQWRLGRVQQLFPGADGIPRVADVATARGIVRRALSKICLLKADASNGGDDVSAVR; encoded by the exons atGAGTGTCGAAGTAAACAAAGAGTTAAACGAGTTAACAGTGAAGCGTCGCTCTGTAAAGGGCAGAATTACGAAGTTTAGCAAGTATTTAAATTCTTTACCGGCTGGAGACCTATCAGTTCAGGATCGCAGCCAGTTATGCACGAAGCTCGAGAAGTTTACTGTGATGTTTGATAGTTTTGACGACTTACAATCACGTATTGAAGTCTATAACGAGGATAATTTGGATGACGAGTTGCAAGAACGTGAGGAAATAGAGGACAGTTTTCATAGCAACATAGCATTCGCTAAGGTCAAGTTAGGCACAATTTCCCTTGCCGAAACGAGTGGACAGGCAGAGCGTGAGAGTGCAACATACACTCCCAATGATTCACAATGCGCTCATAGCTGCGGAGGTCAGCAAGACCTTGGTTTCCGTCTTCCAGTCATTCAAATCTCAAACTTTGATG CTAATCCAGTAAATTTCGAACAAGTCAATCGAGGTCTGCATTGTTTCGTCTGCAAGGGCAAGCATAGAATATACGACTGTCCAGCGTTCCTGTCCATGAGCATCGAGGAGCGGATACAAAAGGCTAGTTCACTGAAGCTCTGTCTGAACTGTCTGCGGAGCGGCCATATTGCAGGCGCTTGCAGGTTAAGTAGCTGTCGTATTTGCAATGCACGTCACAACACAATGCTTCATAAGCCACACACACAGACCATCACAGCCACTCCTAGTATTGACAATGTCATCCCTACAAGTACCACAAGTACAAGTACTCCCAATTCAGTCACAAGTGATGCAAGTACAAGTTCTATTTCTATGTCTGTCACTTCCACTAGCCAGGTTGTTCTTTCTACAGCACTAGTGGACATTGTCAATCCAGATAATAATCAAGTGGAAACAGTAAAGGTACTGTTAGACTGCGGAAGCATGTCTTCATTTATTACAAGTGATTTGAAGCAACGGCTTCAACTAGATACACAAGTGCTAGATGCCACTACTATAGTAGGTATTGGTAATTCTTCTCTTAATTTTGCTCCGGAGAGGGGCACTGTTACTGTCAAGTCTAGATGCAATCCATTTAGTGTCACATTGTCATGTCTCGTATTGCCTGAGATCACAGCCACATTACCTAGGCGCCCTATAAACATGAAACAATTTAGCTTCCCTAGTAACATCAGCTTAGCTGATCCCAGTTTCAATGTCCCAAGCAAGGTGGACATGCTTATAGGCGCGGATCTATTTTGGGATCTTATAGGCCCACGACAGCAGTCGTTGGGTGCTAATTTACCCACTCTGCGAGAGTCCAAGTTAGGCTGGTTCTTAGCAGGTCATATACGTGACAAACAAACAAGTAATTTACAAGTGGACAATTCTAACACAAGtattcaatgtaatttttcaGCACTGGAGAGTCTGCACACCAAACTGAGCAGGTTCTGGGAGCTAGAGGAGCTTCCGACGTCGCAGAAGGCTTCGGAGGCGGGAGTCGATGCAGGGAACCCATGCGAGACACATTTCATGACACACACCACCCGTTTAGAAGATGGTAGGTTCTCTGTCCGATTACCACTAGTAACCACTCCCGACTGTCTCGGAGACTCTTACAGTGTCGCTAAGAAGCGATTTCTCAATCTAGAAAAGCGTTTTGAACGCCATGCCCAGTTAAAGTCTATGTATTCCGACTTTATGAAGGAATATGAAGACTTAGGACACATGTCCGAATCCAGTCTATTCAAGCCACcagtttcttattttattcCTCATCACGCGGTGATGCGAGAGAAATCCGAGTCCACCAAGCTGCGAGTTGTCTATGACGCCTCATGTCGTACGTCGTCAGGCTTTTCCATCAATGACCTTCAAATGATCGGTCCTAATATTCAAGATTCCCTTTTTAATATTCTAGTTCGATTCAGGGAATACAATTACGTCATGACGGGCGACATTGAAAAAATGTATAGACAGGTACAAGTAGATGATTGTGATCGCGACTTACAGTTGATACTGTGGAGAAGCGACCCTTCTAGTCCATTGAAAACATATAGGTTAAATACAGTAACCTATGGCTTCGCTAGTGCAAGTTACTTAAGTACAAGGTGCATATGGCAGTTGGGCGAAGAGAGTTATGATccattaattaaaactattttacaaaATGATTTCTATGTTGATGATTTGATTACAGGGGCTCAAACTGAACAAGAACTGCTCTACATACAAGATTCTGTGGTCCGAGCCCTGTCATCGGGTTGTTTTAACTTACGCAAGTTCAGATCGAATTCTAGGGGTGTGTTGCAAAATACGCTAGCTAGTTCTCATGACAATTTAACTCTCAGCCAGacatatgacaccttgggactTAACTGGAACCCTGATACAGACACTCTACAATTTCCAATGTCTGTACAAGGTCGAGAATCCAATGTTACAACAAAACGCTCTATATTGTCtcaaacatttcaaatttttgatCCTCTAGGTCTACTTAGTCTATGTACTATAAAACCAAAGATCTTAATGCAAAGACTTTGGGCTAGCAAGATTGAATGGGATTCAGTTGTTCCTTCCGACATACAAAGGTCATGGAAACGATTCATTGATAACCtatcatttatttcacacattACTATTCCAAGAAATGTAATTAGAGACTTACCTGTTTCAGTCGAGCTTCACGCCTTCAGTGACGCTTCCCAGGCTGCCTACGGTGCTTGCATCTACGTCAAGTCTATCGATCAAGCAGGAAACACGAGCATTCTTCTCTACTGTGCTAAGGCACGCGTAGCACCGTCTAAGGCGGCTCTCACCATCCCGCGCCTGGAGCTGTGCGGCGCGCTACTCGCGGCCCGCCTGCTGTGCGCTGTAAAGAGCGCCCTCCGCCGGCAGATAAGCAAGTCTTACCTGTGGACGGACTCCAGCGTCGTGCTAGGGTGGATCGCCACCGAACCCTCGAGACTTAAAGTCTGGGTTTCCAATAGGGTTAGGCAGGTTCAAGAAATGACAAGTACTTCATCGTGGCGGTACGTCCCTACCGCTCACAACCCAGCCGATCTAGCATCCCGCGGCGTAGACCCACATCAAGTTCAAGACTCCACCTTATGGTGGCAAGGTCCATCATTTTTGTCTAGGCCTGAATCCGAGTGGCCTACTCTCTATTCTCACAAGTGTGACAACCTTCCAGAGTTAAAGGTACACACTACTCTAGTTACGGACTCTATCAAGGCTAGTATCGATATATCTAGGTATTCAAAATTGCAATTCTTACAACGAGTCATTGCTTACATTTATCGATTCATACATAATTGCAAGAACCCCCATGATAAGCACACTGGCTCGCTAACTGTCGATGAGTTAGAGGGTGCATTCACATGTCTAGTTAGAATGTCACAACAAGACTCTTTCCCTCACGAATTACAGACtttacaaagacaagacaatctCAAGCTCAAGTCTAGTATCGTATCATTAAACCCATTTCTAGATTCCCAGGGCTTGCTCAGAGTTGGTGGAAGACTGTGCAATTCACAGTACGAGTACGAGAAGAAGCACCCAGTTTTATTGCACGCGAAACACCACCTCACTAAGCTCTTATTTACACAAGAACACCACAGGCTGCTGCACGCGGGACCACAATTGTTGCTCGCGTCCATACGAGAACGCATCTGGCCGCTAGGTGGTAGAGAGTTGGCTCGTCGTACAGCGAGAAGCTGTATCAAGTGTCGGCGTATCAGCGCTCAACCTCTACACAACATTATGGGTAACTTACCGGCGCAGCGAATCACACCTGACTACCCTTTTAGTACAGTCGCCGTTGATTTCGCGGGTCCTTTTATGATTACAGACAGGAAGGGTCGAGGCTGTAAGATAACAAAGGCATATCTATGCCTATTTATATGTTTCAGGTCCAAGTGTGTCCATCTCGAGGCGGTGAGTGAATTGTCGAGAGACGCATTCATGTTAACACTGCGTAGGTTTATCGCTCGCAGGGGTAAGCCGAATGACATTTTTTGTGATAATGGGAGGAATTTTGTTGCTACTGCTAGGGAGCTAGGTACGTTTTTATCTAACAATTCTGACCTCATTGCGCATGACGCCAGCACTCATAACATAAATTTTCACTTCTCCCCTGCTTACGCACCTAATTTTAATGGACTTGCAGAGGCCGGAATAAAATCTGCTAAATTCCATTTAAAACGCATACTAGGCAATTCTCATCTAACGTTTGAAGAGATGTCTACTCTTTTTGCACAAGTCGAGTCAATCCTTAATAGCAGACCCCTGTGTCCCTTGTCATCATCCCCTAACGACTATACCCCCCTTACTCCGGGACACTTTCTGATAGGCAGACCACTAATGTCACTGCTATCGCCTTCTCTAGAAGACGAAAATGCATCCCGCCTGAACCGCTACCAGCGCATCGAGCAAGCTAGAGAACATTTTTGGCGCCGGTGGCAATCCGAATATATCTCCGAGCTGCAACAAAGGCTTAAATGGCGTATTCGTTGCAGAGATCTGAGACCTGGTGACTTGGTGCTCATCAAAGAAGACAACACGTCACCACTCCAGTGGCGCTTGGGTCGTGTACAACAACTCTTCCCGGGCGCAGACGGCATTCCGCGCGTCGCTGACGTGGCTACCGCCAGGGGCATCGTGCGACGAGCTCTATCGAAGATCTGCTTGTTGAAAGCGGACGCTTCCAACGGGGGCGACGATGTTAGCGCCGTACGCTAG
- the LOC126379881 gene encoding uncharacterized protein LOC126379881 isoform X5 has product MSVEVNKELNELTVKRRSVKGRITKFSKYLNSLPAGDLSVQDRSQLCTKLEKFTVMFDSFDDLQSRIEVYNEDNLDDELQEREEIEDSFHSNIAFAKVKLGTISLAETSGQAERESATYTPNDSQCAHSCGGQQDLGFRLPVIQISNFDGTYFKWLEFRDTFESLIHNNTRIKPINKFHYLCSYLQGEAARVISNLEVSDKNYSEAWDLLCERYNNKRQLTTNHLNSLFKIDPISRESDKSLRFLVDHVTKNLRALNNLGQPTDQWDTLIIHIMSSKLDNITSLKWEEHRSSSSKEMPSLDDFFKFLKGRADVLESVQRSKQDKQVSSGNNNTHNKYQRANKSVNVISANPVNFEQVNRGLHCFVCKGKHRIYDCPAFLSMSIEERIQKASSLKLCLNCLRSGHIAGACRLSSCRICNARHNTMLHKPHTQTITATPSIDNVIPTSTTSTSTPNSVTSDASTSSISMSVTSTSQVVLSTALVDIVNPDNNQVETVKVLLDCGSMSSFITSDLKQRLQLDTQVLDATTIVGIGNSSLNFAPERGTVTVKSRCNPFSVTLSCLVLPEITATLPRRPINMKQFSFPSNISLADPSFNVPSKVDMLIGADLFWDLIGPRQQSLGANLPTLRESKLGWFLAGHIRDKQTSNLQVDNSNTSIQCNFSALESLHTKLSRFWELEELPTSQKASEAGVDAGNPCETHFMTHTTRLEDVELHAFSDASQAAYGACIYVKSIDQAGNTSILLYCAKARVAPSKAALTIPRLELCGALLAARLLCAVKSALRRQISKSYLWTDSSVVLGWIATEPSRLKVWVSNRVRQVQEMTSTSSWRYVPTAHNPADLASRGVDPHQVQDSTLWWQGPSFLSRPESEWPTLYSHKCDNLPELKVHTTLVTDSIKASIDISRYSKLQFLQRVIAYIYRFIHNCKNPHDKHTGSLTVDELEGAFTCLVRMSQQDSFPHELQTLQRQDNLKLKSSIVSLNPFLDSQGLLRVGGRLCNSQYEYEKKHPVLLHAKHHLTKLLFTQEHHRLLHAGPQLLLASIRERIWPLGGRELARRTARSCIKCRRISAQPLHNIMGNLPAQRITPDYPFSTVAVDFAGPFMITDRKGRGCKITKAYLCLFICFRSKCVHLEAVSELSRDAFMLTLRRFIARRGKPNDIFCDNGRNFVATARELGTFLSNNSDLIAHDASTHNINFHFSPAYAPNFNGLAEAGIKSAKFHLKRILGNSHLTFEEMSTLFAQVESILNSRPLCPLSSSPNDYTPLTPGHFLIGRPLMSLLSPSLEDENASRLNRYQRIEQAREHFWRRWQSEYISELQQRLKWRIRCRDLRPGDLVLIKEDNTSPLQWRLGRVQQLFPGADGIPRVADVATARGIVRRALSKICLLKADASNGGDDVSAVR; this is encoded by the exons atGAGTGTCGAAGTAAACAAAGAGTTAAACGAGTTAACAGTGAAGCGTCGCTCTGTAAAGGGCAGAATTACGAAGTTTAGCAAGTATTTAAATTCTTTACCGGCTGGAGACCTATCAGTTCAGGATCGCAGCCAGTTATGCACGAAGCTCGAGAAGTTTACTGTGATGTTTGATAGTTTTGACGACTTACAATCACGTATTGAAGTCTATAACGAGGATAATTTGGATGACGAGTTGCAAGAACGTGAGGAAATAGAGGACAGTTTTCATAGCAACATAGCATTCGCTAAGGTCAAGTTAGGCACAATTTCCCTTGCCGAAACGAGTGGACAGGCAGAGCGTGAGAGTGCAACATACACTCCCAATGATTCACAATGCGCTCATAGCTGCGGAGGTCAGCAAGACCTTGGTTTCCGTCTTCCAGTCATTCAAATCTCAAACTTTGATGGTACGTATTTCAAATGGCTTGAATTTCGTGACACATTCGAGTCGTTAATTCATAACAATACGCGGATTAAGCCGATCAACAAGTTTCATTATTTATGCTCGTATCTGCAAGGGGAAGCTGCGCGTGTCATTTCAAATCTAGAAGTTTCTGATAAGAATTATAGTGAAGCATGGGACTTACTTTGCGAGCGATATAACAACAAACGCCAATTGACAACTAATCACTTAAATTCCTTGTTTAAAATTGATCCTATCTCACGCGAATCTGACAAGTCACTCAGGTTTCTAGTGGACCACGTAACTAAAAATTTACGTGCTTTAAATAACCTTGGGCAGCCCACAGATCAGTGGGACACATTAATCATCCATATTATGTCCTCTAAACTAGATAATATTACAAGTTTGAAATGGGAGGAGCATAGGTCAAGTTCTAGTAAGGAAATGCCGTCTCTTGATGATTTCTTCAAGTTCCTCAAGGGTCGAGCAGACGTTCTAGAGTCAGTACAAAGATCTAAACAAGATAAACAAGTCTCGAGTGGCAACAATAATACACATAACAAGTATCAAAGGGCTAACAAATCTGTGAATGTCATTTCAGCTAATCCAGTAAATTTCGAACAAGTCAATCGAGGTCTGCATTGTTTCGTCTGCAAGGGCAAGCATAGAATATACGACTGTCCAGCGTTCCTGTCCATGAGCATCGAGGAGCGGATACAAAAGGCTAGTTCACTGAAGCTCTGTCTGAACTGTCTGCGGAGCGGCCATATTGCAGGCGCTTGCAGGTTAAGTAGCTGTCGTATTTGCAATGCACGTCACAACACAATGCTTCATAAGCCACACACACAGACCATCACAGCCACTCCTAGTATTGACAATGTCATCCCTACAAGTACCACAAGTACAAGTACTCCCAATTCAGTCACAAGTGATGCAAGTACAAGTTCTATTTCTATGTCTGTCACTTCCACTAGCCAGGTTGTTCTTTCTACAGCACTAGTGGACATTGTCAATCCAGATAATAATCAAGTGGAAACAGTAAAGGTACTGTTAGACTGCGGAAGCATGTCTTCATTTATTACAAGTGATTTGAAGCAACGGCTTCAACTAGATACACAAGTGCTAGATGCCACTACTATAGTAGGTATTGGTAATTCTTCTCTTAATTTTGCTCCGGAGAGGGGCACTGTTACTGTCAAGTCTAGATGCAATCCATTTAGTGTCACATTGTCATGTCTCGTATTGCCTGAGATCACAGCCACATTACCTAGGCGCCCTATAAACATGAAACAATTTAGCTTCCCTAGTAACATCAGCTTAGCTGATCCCAGTTTCAATGTCCCAAGCAAGGTGGACATGCTTATAGGCGCGGATCTATTTTGGGATCTTATAGGCCCACGACAGCAGTCGTTGGGTGCTAATTTACCCACTCTGCGAGAGTCCAAGTTAGGCTGGTTCTTAGCAGGTCATATACGTGACAAACAAACAAGTAATTTACAAGTGGACAATTCTAACACAAGtattcaatgtaatttttcaGCACTGGAGAGTCTGCACACCAAACTGAGCAGGTTCTGGGAGCTAGAGGAGCTTCCGACGTCGCAGAAGGCTTCGGAGGCGGGAGTCGATGCAGGGAACCCATGCGAGACACATTTCATGACACACACCACCCGTTTAGAAGATG TCGAGCTTCACGCCTTCAGTGACGCTTCCCAGGCTGCCTACGGTGCTTGCATCTACGTCAAGTCTATCGATCAAGCAGGAAACACGAGCATTCTTCTCTACTGTGCTAAGGCACGCGTAGCACCGTCTAAGGCGGCTCTCACCATCCCGCGCCTGGAGCTGTGCGGCGCGCTACTCGCGGCCCGCCTGCTGTGCGCTGTAAAGAGCGCCCTCCGCCGGCAGATAAGCAAGTCTTACCTGTGGACGGACTCCAGCGTCGTGCTAGGGTGGATCGCCACCGAACCCTCGAGACTTAAAGTCTGGGTTTCCAATAGGGTTAGGCAGGTTCAAGAAATGACAAGTACTTCATCGTGGCGGTACGTCCCTACCGCTCACAACCCAGCCGATCTAGCATCCCGCGGCGTAGACCCACATCAAGTTCAAGACTCCACCTTATGGTGGCAAGGTCCATCATTTTTGTCTAGGCCTGAATCCGAGTGGCCTACTCTCTATTCTCACAAGTGTGACAACCTTCCAGAGTTAAAGGTACACACTACTCTAGTTACGGACTCTATCAAGGCTAGTATCGATATATCTAGGTATTCAAAATTGCAATTCTTACAACGAGTCATTGCTTACATTTATCGATTCATACATAATTGCAAGAACCCCCATGATAAGCACACTGGCTCGCTAACTGTCGATGAGTTAGAGGGTGCATTCACATGTCTAGTTAGAATGTCACAACAAGACTCTTTCCCTCACGAATTACAGACtttacaaagacaagacaatctCAAGCTCAAGTCTAGTATCGTATCATTAAACCCATTTCTAGATTCCCAGGGCTTGCTCAGAGTTGGTGGAAGACTGTGCAATTCACAGTACGAGTACGAGAAGAAGCACCCAGTTTTATTGCACGCGAAACACCACCTCACTAAGCTCTTATTTACACAAGAACACCACAGGCTGCTGCACGCGGGACCACAATTGTTGCTCGCGTCCATACGAGAACGCATCTGGCCGCTAGGTGGTAGAGAGTTGGCTCGTCGTACAGCGAGAAGCTGTATCAAGTGTCGGCGTATCAGCGCTCAACCTCTACACAACATTATGGGTAACTTACCGGCGCAGCGAATCACACCTGACTACCCTTTTAGTACAGTCGCCGTTGATTTCGCGGGTCCTTTTATGATTACAGACAGGAAGGGTCGAGGCTGTAAGATAACAAAGGCATATCTATGCCTATTTATATGTTTCAGGTCCAAGTGTGTCCATCTCGAGGCGGTGAGTGAATTGTCGAGAGACGCATTCATGTTAACACTGCGTAGGTTTATCGCTCGCAGGGGTAAGCCGAATGACATTTTTTGTGATAATGGGAGGAATTTTGTTGCTACTGCTAGGGAGCTAGGTACGTTTTTATCTAACAATTCTGACCTCATTGCGCATGACGCCAGCACTCATAACATAAATTTTCACTTCTCCCCTGCTTACGCACCTAATTTTAATGGACTTGCAGAGGCCGGAATAAAATCTGCTAAATTCCATTTAAAACGCATACTAGGCAATTCTCATCTAACGTTTGAAGAGATGTCTACTCTTTTTGCACAAGTCGAGTCAATCCTTAATAGCAGACCCCTGTGTCCCTTGTCATCATCCCCTAACGACTATACCCCCCTTACTCCGGGACACTTTCTGATAGGCAGACCACTAATGTCACTGCTATCGCCTTCTCTAGAAGACGAAAATGCATCCCGCCTGAACCGCTACCAGCGCATCGAGCAAGCTAGAGAACATTTTTGGCGCCGGTGGCAATCCGAATATATCTCCGAGCTGCAACAAAGGCTTAAATGGCGTATTCGTTGCAGAGATCTGAGACCTGGTGACTTGGTGCTCATCAAAGAAGACAACACGTCACCACTCCAGTGGCGCTTGGGTCGTGTACAACAACTCTTCCCGGGCGCAGACGGCATTCCGCGCGTCGCTGACGTGGCTACCGCCAGGGGCATCGTGCGACGAGCTCTATCGAAGATCTGCTTGTTGAAAGCGGACGCTTCCAACGGGGGCGACGATGTTAGCGCCGTACGCTAG